One window of the Bubalus kerabau isolate K-KA32 ecotype Philippines breed swamp buffalo chromosome 9, PCC_UOA_SB_1v2, whole genome shotgun sequence genome contains the following:
- the NDUFAF4 gene encoding NADH dehydrogenase [ubiquinone] 1 alpha subcomplex assembly factor 4 → MGAAVARAVRNFNLENRAEREISRMKPSPAPRHPSTKNLLLEQMSSHPEIKGEIDRKDDKLLSLLKDVYVDSQDPVSSLQVKDATTRQKPTEFRLSKDHQFDMMNIKNIPKGKISIVEALTLLNNHKLYPDTWTAKKIAEEYHLEQQDVNSLLKYFVTFEVKIFPPEGKKAIESK, encoded by the exons ATGGGGGCTGCAGTGGCTCGCGCAGTCAGGAATTTCAACCTAGAGAACCGGGCGGAACGGGAAATCAGCAGAATGAAGCCTTCCCCCGCTCCCAGGCACCCCTCCACCAAGAACCTCCTGCTAGAGCAGATGAGCA gCCATCCAGAAATTAAGGGAGAAATTGATAGGAAAGATGACAAACTGCTGTCCTTACTAAAAGACGTGTATGTTGATTCCCAAGATCCCGTGTCTTCTTTGCAG GTAAAGGATGCCACAACACGTCAGAAGCCTACGGAGTTCAGGTTGTCGAAAGACCATCAGTTTGACATGATGAACATTAAGAACATTCCCAAAGGCAAAATTTCCATTGTAGAGGCATTGACACTTCTCAATAATCATAAACTTTATCCAGACACATGGACTGCTAAGAAAATAGCTGAAGAATACCATCTAGAACAGCAAGATGTAAATTCCCTTCTCAAATATTTTGTGACTTTTGAAGTCAAAATCTTCCCCCCTGAAGGCAAGAAAGCCATAGAATCAAAATGA